A segment of the Manduca sexta isolate Smith_Timp_Sample1 unplaced genomic scaffold, JHU_Msex_v1.0 HiC_scaffold_2731, whole genome shotgun sequence genome:
GAGTATATGAtggttaaagtaaaaaatattctctaaattaatgaaaaaatctatcatacaaattaaaatatcagttaattataaattttcttcatGAGTCACTCTGTTATTGGTGAAAACTGTATGACAATTCATTTGGTATAGTTTGAGTTCATAATGTTCACACAGCCAAACACAACAGggaacatttattttgtaatatgtaaggatacagcccctttaaaatataaatatttctaatgcaTAACTACCTCATAGACCATTTGCAGTAGATTAGCATAGTTTAAGCCTACAGTTATGTACATCATACATTTGGTACAGTCCTTTTTGTAagataaatatctttattttgtattattttttgtaagttaaatattttttgttctatcATTATTTCATAAGTAAATAAtacctattgaaataaattccaTAGTATTTGTCctgccaaaaaaaatatttaattattgaggTAGAATATCGGAAAGGTGCGCCATCACCTAATATTACGTTCTGCGTACCGAATCgcaagtataatttatttaaacttgttAAATTAACATGTGTTAATGTATTACCACttcttttttatcaataaatttgtcTGTATAGTTTAGGTATCATGAAAATACAAAAGCCGAAGGGTTTTCGATGATTCGCAATAATAGGCACACCAGAATTATTGTTTACACCCAATGACAGTACATATAGTTAGtttacatatatttgttttgaatagtTATTCAAATCTACCGACATTATTACTTTGAAACATAACCTGTTCAATACATTTTTCTCAAGTTTTATGAACTAATACTGATTCACTATATaatccaacataaataaaagattaacaaaagaatttctaaatcttacaaaattaagttttatgttacaaatacCTAAAGGTAATCGTTATGTCGACCGCagcactaattttatttaactgacGAATCAAGCCCCACTGCCTATTACGGCTACAACTATAATAAGAAATGGGtcctttatttacataatttaacacTTTTCTATCGAAACGGATCGAAacgaattgtttttataatgtttagagCAAACTAGAGTTTagagcaaagagaattataatatatatggtttagagcaaattaaaattttgcatctGTAAACCAGAGACAAATTGAGTCTCGAAAGTCggtgcaaagagaattataagaaaaaataataatatggaaaCTCGATATctatgtcaaataaaatgttcatcCAATAATCTTActattgtaatgttattatacataatattatatacctaatagcagttggtaaataaatattatatacatgtatgggtagtaaaattgtaacatattataacaaaaatttaagtAACCAGATGAAAGTGGAAAGTTTACTATAAATCGTGTGAATTTATGCACAAAGTTgttattttgttcatttttacGGTAAATACCTACCGATTTTAATTGTATCTTTGTTGAATGTTTCAAAACATGACATTTCTTGAACAAAATTGACGTTTGACAGATGTGACACTAGATTTTGTTATGGCGTGCGCGATTTTCTATCGAACTCGAATTACGTAAGGTTAATTGTAAATTTCATTTAGTGCGCAATGTCTTTTCTATTCAATCGCACCGTGAGTTCAGGCCGCAGCCTAGGGCGCATCGTATTTAACAATGCCAAAGCCCCTCTGGTTCAACGCGTTGCAACGAAGACCGACCAAGCAACTCCAGCTGTAGAGACCCGACCTACTGTTGCTAAATTAGACCCTTTGCAAAAATCGCAGCTGATAGATTTCGGCAAGTATGTGGCGGAATGTTTGCCCAAATATGTTCAGAAAGTTCAGATCACCGCTGGAAACGAATTGGAGGTTCTCATTCCGTCTGAAGCAGTAATTCCAGTGTTACAGTTCTTAAAGACCATCACAACGCGCAGTTCGCGAACCTGGTAGATATCGCAGGCATGGACGTGCCGAGCCGGCCCAACAGGTTCGAGATCATCTACAACTTGTTGTCGCTGCGATACAACGCTCGCATCAGGGTAAAGACGTACACGGATGAGCTGACGCCAGTGGACTCCGCGTGCGAGGTGTTCAAGGCCGCTAACTGGTACGAGCGAGAGATCTGGGACATGTTTGGAGTGTTCTTTGCAAACCATCCTGATCTGAGGAGAATCTTAACTGATTATGGTTTTGAAGGCCATCCATTCAGGAAGGACTTCCCACTGAGTGGTTATGTAGAGGTCAGATATGACGATGAGCAGAAACGAGTGGTGGTGGAGCCACTGGAGTTGGCTCAGGAGTTCAGACGGTTTGAGCTCAGTGCCCCATGGGAACAGTTCCCCAACTTCCGCAGCAACCCTGCTGCTGAGGAAGTCGTAAACCCTGGCGAGGACAAACCTAAGCAAGAGTAAATACTTTTGTGGTGTAgtataatgattaaataaataggtGAATCACTGATTTCttggtttatttatgtaaaaagtaatgaagcatttataaaacaaacttcaaTAACATACTTTGCTGTAAGATGATATtgattaattgataaatatctaaaattattgtataacgcacttatttcattaaaaagtgTATGAAACAGTAGATAGGAAATGTACAGAGAATTAAGAAGCTGAGCTAATTGTATCTGCCAGTTTTTAAGGTCTCCTTAGAAGTTCAACTTACAAAATAACTGATTTAATATTGGGACAGTGTTATTGGTTCAATGTGTGATCCCTACATAGCCCTACATTGTCATGTGAATATAATTAAGCATGCTGTAGTCTGTTAGAAAGGTTGAAGAAACAATATTGTGTTAcatgtattgaaaatattgttatctGAAAGAGCACATATTCTCTAATACTGTATCTCATACAATGTTTGCAAATTAATAacagattatataaaaaaaactgtagatccaataaatgcaaaaatatatttttattttatttgataatataaacaCTATAGACATTTTATGTTCCGATTTAAAGGATGTAATTTAATGCTCTTAGATTTATGTAGCAAAACACCTAATGATAACATTTGAGATAACCTAAAGAAGCCAGaagatatattatgtttaacaaCTACCAGCACAGAGCATTAAAAAACCagttatacatatattgtacAACATGGTAAATGGGAACACTAACATggttgttaaaattattgtgaattCTCTCCaataatacctttaaaataataattaagtattcagTCTACATTCTCTGTACTATCAAGTCATGAAAACAAAGATTATATTTTCAGATAAGTCTTGGTTTGTAAAAGAAACCAAAGTTActtaattatagttaaaaatatagatggAGTACTATGAATAAACCTACAAATATTAAACTGCAGGAATCAACTGCTTTATATGCAAtggtaatgtttattaaaagtcGCAGCTTAGTacaataatttagttattttccTATACTATACATACCTTAAAGGGAcacatattttcaataaaaccatcatacaagcaaaataatataaacttacaaTAACCCATTTTATTGCAATCCATGttacatacaataaatgtaTGCAATATGGGTAAACAGCACACTACCGGCGATAGCGTGTAATAAACGAAGTGGAACCACAGTTGGAAGATGTTGTTGTGGAAATGGCAGCGGAAGCCCCGCTTGTACGAGTACTCCCACTCGCGGTTCACGATCTTGAATGCAATGTCCTCGTATGGAGGGCCTGCGGTGGAACCCGCCAGCACCCGCCAAAGTCTGGGTTGTCTGGACATGGTTTCTGTAAAGAAATTACAATTGTTCAGGTTactgatattaaaatcaattgatTAGAGAAAACTAAGTATGTGAATGTTGAGCATTAATATACTTTGAACTATTCTTTAGTAGTATACAAGTAGCTATCGCAAATTTCATTCGtctaattattcattatttaaaaactatattctttaataaaaaaagttaataatttgtGCCTTTCATCAATTCTTCTGTAAAAAATATCCAGAATGATCCTAGCAAGCACACATGCAGGtcattccaaaatattattatgcttaaTTGATTACATGAGACATCAAATTCTATATTAAAGAAGG
Coding sequences within it:
- the LOC115452794 gene encoding LOW QUALITY PROTEIN: NADH dehydrogenase [ubiquinone] iron-sulfur protein 3, mitochondrial (The sequence of the model RefSeq protein was modified relative to this genomic sequence to represent the inferred CDS: inserted 1 base in 1 codon), with amino-acid sequence MSFLFNRTVSSGRSLGRIVFNNAKAPLVQRVATKTDQATPAVETRPTVAKLDPLQKSQLIDFGKYVAECLPKYVQKVQITAGNELEVLIPSEAVIPVLQFXKDHHNAQFANLVDIAGMDVPSRPNRFEIIYNLLSLRYNARIRVKTYTDELTPVDSACEVFKAANWYEREIWDMFGVFFANHPDLRRILTDYGFEGHPFRKDFPLSGYVEVRYDDEQKRVVVEPLELAQEFRRFELSAPWEQFPNFRSNPAAEEVVNPGEDKPKQE